A single region of the Gemella sp. zg-570 genome encodes:
- a CDS encoding helix-turn-helix transcriptional regulator: MKFSSKEKRQLLDFIIGLECLNPEYMFSLEEKQNKIDTIEFYTLYKALYNEISSHILDFNNVFCSPFYPMLQMTYRSLYKKQNIENVAEFLATIKTLTDEEIKFTLKMLIGSTACNDAETVKAIKNLQESGQVKYYLLQIYENPSQFIANTLKVFETIYPIYLNYFTKAEDLFSKKLEKVLAMDKAEIYKASINFLGSEKLSALQREYKDIKRISLEEAERCGNEIEVAPLMFGANRINIITKPNEGDTTFNNTHNKPIYCIGLDSIFYAKKMKKAEVISKKVLKALSDDTRLDILRMISFGLNTNKKLSKFFQVSPPAITYQTNILKEAGIIDTREYSSLYVKRDQLEYSLNQIQELLSLKGNSEH; this comes from the coding sequence ATGAAATTTTCATCAAAAGAAAAAAGACAGTTGCTAGATTTCATAATCGGGCTTGAATGTTTAAATCCAGAATATATGTTTAGCTTAGAAGAAAAACAAAATAAAATAGATACTATTGAATTTTACACACTATATAAGGCTCTATATAATGAAATTAGTTCCCACATTTTAGATTTTAATAATGTATTCTGTTCACCTTTTTATCCCATGTTACAAATGACTTATAGAAGTCTATACAAAAAACAAAATATAGAAAATGTAGCTGAATTTTTAGCTACCATAAAAACATTGACTGATGAAGAAATAAAATTTACATTAAAAATGTTAATAGGTTCAACAGCTTGTAATGACGCTGAAACTGTAAAAGCTATAAAAAATCTACAAGAAAGTGGTCAAGTAAAATACTATCTATTGCAAATATATGAAAATCCTAGCCAATTTATAGCTAACACCCTTAAAGTTTTTGAAACTATATATCCAATTTACTTAAATTATTTCACAAAAGCTGAAGACTTGTTCAGTAAAAAATTAGAAAAAGTTTTAGCTATGGATAAGGCAGAAATTTATAAGGCTAGTATCAACTTTTTAGGAAGTGAAAAATTATCAGCCCTGCAAAGAGAATATAAGGATATAAAAAGAATTTCCTTAGAAGAAGCAGAAAGATGTGGCAATGAAATAGAGGTAGCTCCCCTGATGTTTGGAGCTAACCGTATCAACATTATTACTAAACCTAATGAAGGTGATACAACTTTTAACAACACCCACAATAAACCCATCTATTGCATAGGTCTTGATTCAATTTTTTATGCTAAAAAAATGAAAAAAGCTGAAGTAATTAGTAAAAAAGTTTTAAAGGCTCTATCTGATGATACAAGATTAGATATTTTAAGAATGATTAGTTTTGGTTTAAATACTAATAAAAAACTAAGTAAATTTTTCCAGGTATCACCCCCCGCAATAACTTATCAAACAAATATATTAAAAGAGGCTGGCATTATTGATACAAGAGAATACAGCTCTTTATATGTAAAACGAGACCAGCTAGAATATTCTTTAAATCAAATACAAGAGTTGCTAAGTTTAAAAGGTAACAGCGAACACTAA
- a CDS encoding MBL fold metallo-hydrolase has product MKISILASGSTGNSIYIEKNNFRCLIDAGTTGKRITENLKKIGRDIKDINHLFVTHEHVDHIKSVGVLARKYNIPIYANKLTWENMNIGQIDTDLKFHFEKDETKDFDGISISSFGVSHDAANPQFYTFESGGKKVSILTDTGYISDKMIEQIKNSNSLVYESNHEENILLSCSYPWKTKQRILSDRGHLSNTDAANYLTKIIGDKTKNIYLAHLSLENNTKELAYMTARGVLSNYGFDCENDINIKDTDPEEPTDLIYI; this is encoded by the coding sequence TTGAAAATATCTATATTGGCAAGTGGTAGTACGGGCAATAGTATTTATATAGAAAAAAATAATTTTCGCTGTCTTATAGACGCAGGTACGACCGGAAAAAGAATAACAGAAAACTTAAAAAAAATAGGTAGAGATATTAAGGATATAAATCATCTGTTCGTAACTCATGAGCATGTAGACCATATTAAGAGTGTTGGAGTTTTAGCAAGAAAATATAATATACCGATTTATGCCAACAAATTGACTTGGGAAAATATGAATATCGGTCAGATAGATACAGACTTAAAATTTCATTTTGAAAAAGATGAAACAAAAGATTTTGATGGAATTAGTATAAGTAGTTTTGGAGTAAGCCACGACGCAGCAAATCCACAATTTTACACCTTTGAAAGTGGCGGTAAAAAAGTTAGCATTCTTACAGATACTGGTTATATATCCGATAAAATGATAGAGCAAATTAAAAATTCTAATAGCCTAGTATATGAGAGTAACCACGAAGAAAATATTTTACTAAGTTGTTCATATCCCTGGAAAACAAAACAGAGAATATTATCTGACAGGGGACATTTGTCAAATACAGACGCGGCAAATTACCTAACAAAAATAATAGGAGATAAGACAAAAAATATCTATCTTGCCCACCTAAGTTTAGAAAATAATACTAAAGAATTGGCCTATATGACGGCAAGAGGAGTTCTATCTAACTATGGTTTTGACTGTGAAAATGATATAAATATTAAAGATACAGACCCGGAAGAACCGACCGACTTAATTTATATCTAA
- a CDS encoding ABC transporter ATP-binding protein, with protein MKKLLEIKNLETAFRIKDDYFNAVDDVSLDLYSNEVLAIVGESGCGKSTLATTVMGLHNENLTRSTGEIIYNNKNLLDLSEEELNKIRTKEIGMIFQDPLSSLNPLQRIGKQIEEALVYHTEMKKEEREKRVIELLTQVGIPNPERCARQYPHELSGGMRQRVMIAMALSCKPQIIIADEPTTALDVTIQAQILDLLKELQSEIHAGVILITHDLGVVAEMADRVAVFYAGQVVELGNAEQIFKNSKHPYTRSLLRSIPQLDGEENDALYAIEGMVPSIKNLDRQGCRFAARVPWLKAEDHEENPKLHEVEEGHFVRCTCHEKFTFQGEDK; from the coding sequence GTGAAAAAATTATTAGAAATTAAAAATTTAGAAACAGCATTTAGAATAAAAGATGATTATTTTAATGCAGTAGATGATGTAAGTTTAGACTTATATAGTAATGAAGTGTTGGCAATAGTTGGAGAGAGTGGTTGCGGTAAATCTACTTTGGCTACAACAGTTATGGGGCTACACAATGAAAACCTAACCCGCTCTACTGGAGAAATTATTTATAATAATAAAAATTTATTAGACCTATCTGAAGAAGAATTAAATAAGATAAGAACTAAAGAAATAGGAATGATTTTTCAAGACCCCCTATCATCTTTAAATCCACTACAAAGAATTGGGAAACAGATAGAAGAAGCTCTTGTATATCATACAGAAATGAAAAAAGAAGAACGTGAAAAACGTGTTATCGAATTATTAACACAAGTTGGAATACCAAATCCAGAGCGTTGTGCAAGACAGTATCCTCATGAACTTTCAGGTGGTATGCGTCAACGTGTTATGATAGCTATGGCCTTATCATGCAAACCGCAAATTATTATTGCCGACGAACCTACAACGGCGCTTGATGTTACAATTCAAGCACAAATTTTAGACTTGTTAAAAGAATTGCAAAGTGAAATTCATGCAGGAGTTATTTTAATTACACACGACCTTGGAGTAGTTGCCGAGATGGCTGACAGGGTTGCTGTATTTTATGCAGGACAAGTTGTGGAGTTAGGAAATGCAGAACAAATTTTTAAAAATTCTAAACATCCATACACAAGAAGTTTATTAAGAAGTATTCCCCAACTTGACGGAGAAGAAAATGATGCCCTTTATGCCATTGAAGGTATGGTGCCATCAATTAAAAATCTTGATAGACAAGGTTGTCGTTTTGCAGCTCGTGTGCCATGGTTAAAAGCAGAAGACCACGAAGAAAATCCAAAATTACATGAAGTAGAAGAGGGACATTTTGTTCGCTGTACTTGCCACGAAAAATTTACATTTCAGGGGGAGGATAAATAA
- a CDS encoding ATP-binding cassette domain-containing protein, with the protein MIKIENLKVHYPIRGGFFNTIQSYVHAVDGVDIEIGAGKTYGLIGESGSGKTTVGKVVLGLEEATNGTITYKDEDVTKKANRKKLNYNKDVQMIFQDAMSSLNPRKRIIDIISEPINNFDNLSEEDTKKRILELLSIVGMGEDVLYKYPFEFSGGQRQRIGVARAIACNPRLIVADEPVSALDLSVQAQVLNFMKKIQRDFNISYLFISHDLGVVKHMCDYIYIMYRGRIVERGTRDDIYNNPQHIYTKRLIAAIPSTNLDKAKEIIKIREEVEKEYQKHQNDYFDKDGKVYALKKLTDTHYVAMKGGEK; encoded by the coding sequence ATGATAAAAATTGAAAATTTAAAAGTTCACTATCCAATCCGTGGTGGATTTTTCAATACAATTCAAAGTTACGTTCACGCAGTAGACGGAGTAGATATAGAAATAGGTGCGGGGAAAACATACGGACTAATCGGAGAATCTGGCTCTGGAAAAACTACTGTTGGAAAAGTTGTACTTGGTTTAGAAGAAGCAACGAATGGAACTATAACTTATAAAGACGAAGACGTAACTAAAAAAGCCAACAGAAAAAAATTAAACTATAATAAAGATGTGCAAATGATTTTTCAAGATGCCATGTCTAGTTTAAATCCTAGAAAAAGAATTATTGATATTATTTCTGAACCTATTAATAACTTTGATAACCTATCTGAAGAAGATACGAAAAAACGTATTTTAGAATTATTATCAATAGTCGGTATGGGTGAAGATGTCTTGTATAAATATCCATTTGAATTTTCAGGAGGACAAAGACAACGTATTGGTGTCGCTCGTGCAATAGCTTGTAATCCACGTCTTATAGTTGCTGATGAACCAGTTTCTGCCCTTGACCTTTCTGTGCAGGCACAAGTTCTAAACTTTATGAAAAAAATTCAAAGAGATTTTAATATTTCCTACCTATTTATTTCTCATGATTTAGGTGTTGTTAAACACATGTGTGATTATATTTATATCATGTATCGCGGAAGAATAGTTGAAAGAGGAACTCGTGATGATATTTACAACAATCCTCAACACATTTATACTAAACGTTTAATTGCTGCTATTCCAAGTACAAACTTAGACAAGGCAAAAGAAATTATTAAAATTCGTGAAGAAGTAGAAAAAGAGTATCAAAAACATCAAAATGATTATTTTGATAAGGACGGCAAAGTCTATGCTCTGAAAAAATTAACAGATACGCACTATGTAGCTATGAAAGGAGGGGAAAAATAA
- the opp4B gene encoding oligopeptide ABC transporter permease, whose translation MWKVILKRVIVMIPQLFILSLLVFGMAKLMPGDPFSGLAENPKISQEQIEHIRMAKGFYDPWYEQYWHWLKDFFKGDFGLSYVTGKSVNTLVGERIFNTLNLSILTAILTYAIAIPLGMYAGRYNNSKGDKAINLYNFVALSVPNFVLYLVMILLFGFQLGWFPTSGSVDLGLQPGTLSYFINKLHHLILPATTMALLGTVGTIQYLRNEVIEAKQSDYVKTARSKGVPIKRVYSGHIFRNSLLPIAAFFGFTITGLFAGGIFVETIFGYPGMGELFFKSVTDRDYSVVTTLMLFSGFLTLVGSALSDIIMAIVDPRIKLD comes from the coding sequence ATGTGGAAAGTAATATTAAAGCGTGTTATCGTCATGATTCCTCAGTTATTTATTCTTAGTTTATTAGTGTTTGGTATGGCAAAATTAATGCCGGGCGACCCATTTTCAGGTCTTGCAGAAAATCCAAAAATTTCACAAGAACAAATCGAGCATATTCGTATGGCAAAAGGATTTTATGACCCATGGTATGAGCAGTACTGGCACTGGTTAAAAGATTTCTTTAAGGGTGATTTTGGTCTGAGTTATGTTACTGGTAAATCGGTAAATACCCTAGTTGGAGAAAGAATTTTTAATACCCTAAATCTTTCAATCCTAACAGCCATATTAACTTATGCAATAGCTATACCCCTAGGTATGTATGCAGGTAGATATAACAATTCAAAAGGAGATAAAGCTATCAACTTATATAATTTTGTAGCCTTGTCAGTTCCTAACTTTGTTCTTTATCTAGTTATGATTTTATTATTTGGTTTTCAATTAGGTTGGTTCCCAACAAGCGGTTCTGTTGATTTAGGTCTTCAACCAGGAACATTATCATATTTCATAAATAAATTACACCACTTAATCTTGCCAGCAACAACTATGGCATTACTAGGTACGGTTGGTACTATTCAATACTTGCGTAATGAAGTTATTGAAGCCAAACAAAGTGATTATGTTAAGACTGCCCGTTCAAAAGGTGTACCTATTAAGAGAGTATACTCAGGTCATATCTTTAGAAACTCTTTATTGCCGATAGCAGCTTTCTTTGGATTTACTATTACAGGATTATTTGCTGGTGGTATTTTTGTAGAAACAATTTTTGGTTATCCAGGTATGGGAGAATTATTCTTCAAGTCGGTAACAGATAGAGATTATAGTGTTGTTACAACATTAATGCTATTTTCAGGATTTTTAACACTGGTTGGTAGTGCTTTGTCAGATATTATCATGGCAATAGTAGACCCACGTATTAAGTTGGATTAG
- a CDS encoding ABC transporter permease → MTEIKKNEAVTKYPSAFSVVAREFKKDKIALVSLITLSAIILFVIGFNIYIRLTDLYASYHEVNILDRFLLPGEDGFLLGTDAGGHSVFGWLMMGIGNSLLISVLVTTLTVGFGTLVGLTISYYGGAVDNIAMRIIDFLVILPYLMIIIVFVSVYRGYGVISFILMLAILSWMGSARLVRSKTLSESRRDYVLASKTMGTSDFKIMFKGILPNIASIIIVEATLLLVSNMGTEVALTFLGFGLPAGTPSIGTLLSYARDADILVHRMYIWLPAALSILVLALCINYIGQALRRALDARQRL, encoded by the coding sequence ATGACAGAAATTAAAAAAAATGAAGCTGTAACTAAATATCCTTCGGCATTTTCAGTTGTAGCACGTGAATTTAAAAAAGATAAGATTGCATTAGTATCATTAATTACTTTGAGTGCGATAATATTATTTGTTATTGGATTTAATATCTATATTCGTTTGACAGATTTATATGCCAGCTATCATGAAGTAAATATTTTAGATAGATTTTTATTACCGGGTGAAGATGGTTTCTTACTAGGTACAGATGCTGGAGGACATTCGGTGTTCGGCTGGTTAATGATGGGAATAGGAAATTCTCTTTTAATATCAGTTCTAGTAACTACTTTAACTGTTGGTTTTGGAACACTAGTAGGACTTACAATTTCTTACTATGGAGGAGCAGTAGATAATATTGCAATGCGTATTATTGACTTTTTAGTTATTCTTCCCTACCTAATGATTATCATAGTTTTCGTTAGTGTTTATAGGGGATATGGCGTGATAAGTTTTATCCTTATGCTTGCTATATTATCTTGGATGGGTTCTGCCCGTCTAGTACGTTCTAAGACTCTATCTGAATCAAGACGTGATTACGTTCTTGCTTCTAAAACTATGGGGACAAGTGATTTTAAAATTATGTTTAAAGGGATATTACCTAATATCGCCTCTATCATAATAGTAGAAGCAACCCTATTGCTAGTATCTAATATGGGTACAGAAGTAGCCCTAACATTTTTAGGTTTCGGTTTACCAGCGGGAACACCATCAATAGGAACTTTATTATCTTACGCTCGTGATGCTGATATTCTAGTTCATAGAATGTATATCTGGTTGCCAGCAGCCCTATCAATTTTAGTTTTAGCCTTATGCATAAACTATATTGGTCAAGCCCTACGTCGTGCCTTAGATGCAAGACAAAGATTATAA
- a CDS encoding viroplasmin family protein has translation MAKFYAVKKGQKTGIFQTWEECQIQVKGYKGAIYKAFASLQDAQNFLKDEIKENPNTTNEYETYAFIDGSFDVETFTYGSGIVIVDKGNKIVKKLANNNREIAELRNVAGELEAAKFVMNYALENKIKKIAIYFDYMGIAAWAKGDWQANLDYTKYYASFAKKIMQEVEIDFIKVKAHSGVSLNEEVDKLAKEAILDFKKGNFDKLSKKVKSDNYKKNDDFIFGQEKDLLEIEEMKTKKFKQESFFD, from the coding sequence ATGGCAAAATTTTACGCAGTAAAAAAAGGACAAAAAACAGGAATTTTTCAAACTTGGGAAGAGTGTCAAATACAGGTTAAGGGCTACAAGGGAGCAATATATAAAGCATTTGCTAGTTTACAAGATGCCCAAAACTTTTTAAAAGATGAAATAAAAGAAAATCCAAATACTACAAATGAATATGAAACTTACGCCTTTATCGACGGTAGTTTTGATGTAGAAACATTTACTTACGGCTCTGGAATTGTTATTGTTGATAAGGGAAATAAAATAGTAAAAAAACTAGCAAATAACAACAGAGAAATTGCAGAATTACGCAATGTAGCAGGAGAATTAGAAGCTGCAAAATTCGTTATGAACTATGCACTAGAAAATAAGATTAAAAAAATAGCAATCTACTTTGACTACATGGGCATAGCTGCTTGGGCTAAAGGCGACTGGCAAGCCAACCTTGACTATACAAAATATTATGCAAGTTTTGCCAAAAAAATTATGCAAGAGGTTGAAATTGATTTTATTAAGGTTAAGGCCCACAGTGGCGTTAGTCTAAATGAAGAAGTTGACAAGCTAGCCAAAGAAGCTATCCTAGATTTTAAAAAGGGAAATTTTGACAAGTTAAGTAAAAAAGTTAAAAGTGATAATTATAAGAAAAATGATGACTTTATTTTCGGACAAGAAAAAGACTTGCTAGAAATAGAAGAAATGAAAACTAAAAAATTTAAGCAAGAAAGTTTTTTTGATTAA